The proteins below come from a single Spirochaetia bacterium 38H-sp genomic window:
- a CDS encoding adenylate/guanylate cyclase domain-containing protein, which produces MAKTKFTETELREHIEYLANTNKDHTELSDYINLALRFNNYIDSQHPDIIKIKALQKNLESENKRKNLIDKFMPSFTETALENIEDSTTRIAGIAFADIAEYSFLSKFLSPKENQILLNGLFTALISILLKNKGILNKIEGDSLMFCFFSQNEPHATTEEEECEIAEKLFNTCIKMQRAVNLFNKTAPELIKEQNTQEEKNAIKDAYSILSAMREDEIIARAFNALFQIKIRVGADIGEASLGNLGSPELKHFDIIGGPAIGAKRMETSSPIDGLRISRRMYNLLEKKHIPEKYARQFRAEAKKHDGYYSTIKTEEIFREKEVIIYDKNNQQIPSVSIQVNPLLPEDICKQTEMLLERKEEFAIERILNTIRYYRGNRLVIQAIEDLFKRKGIVLRKHLMYKFLAPKQYKAFKQQYPEKQERIEHIKENMSLFTIFSLCGMYQDRYSTKTEKKAITAVSREFSEYDRFINTTLTEAQQKFKTQSKLKMENIFFDYVRLPVIMAHIQASLMEWLYKEIPQELGTSTLLKAE; this is translated from the coding sequence ATGGCAAAAACAAAATTTACAGAAACAGAACTGAGGGAACACATAGAATACCTGGCTAATACCAATAAAGACCACACAGAACTCTCTGACTATATAAACCTTGCCTTACGATTTAACAACTATATAGACTCACAGCATCCTGATATAATAAAAATAAAAGCACTGCAAAAAAATCTGGAATCAGAAAACAAAAGAAAAAATCTGATAGACAAATTCATGCCTTCATTCACAGAAACAGCATTGGAAAATATAGAAGACAGCACAACCAGAATAGCAGGCATAGCTTTTGCAGATATTGCAGAATACAGTTTTTTATCCAAATTTCTAAGTCCCAAAGAAAATCAGATACTCTTAAACGGACTATTTACCGCATTGATATCCATCCTTTTAAAAAACAAAGGCATACTCAATAAGATAGAAGGGGACAGTCTGATGTTCTGTTTTTTTTCTCAGAATGAACCGCATGCAACAACAGAAGAAGAAGAGTGTGAAATAGCGGAAAAACTCTTTAATACCTGTATAAAAATGCAAAGAGCTGTAAATCTATTTAACAAAACAGCCCCGGAATTAATAAAAGAGCAAAACACACAAGAAGAAAAAAACGCAATAAAAGACGCATATTCAATACTATCCGCTATGCGAGAAGACGAGATAATTGCAAGAGCATTTAATGCTCTGTTTCAAATAAAAATAAGAGTCGGTGCTGATATAGGAGAGGCAAGTCTAGGAAACCTGGGATCACCGGAGTTAAAACACTTTGATATAATAGGAGGTCCAGCCATAGGAGCAAAAAGAATGGAAACATCCTCTCCTATTGACGGACTTAGAATATCCAGAAGAATGTATAACCTGCTTGAAAAAAAACACATACCAGAAAAATACGCCAGACAATTCCGGGCAGAAGCAAAAAAACACGACGGATACTATTCTACTATAAAAACAGAAGAAATATTCAGGGAAAAAGAAGTCATAATATACGACAAAAACAACCAACAAATACCCTCGGTGTCCATACAAGTTAACCCTTTACTTCCTGAGGACATATGCAAACAAACAGAAATGCTACTGGAAAGAAAAGAGGAATTTGCAATAGAAAGAATACTCAATACAATACGTTATTACAGAGGAAACAGACTTGTAATACAAGCAATAGAAGACCTGTTTAAAAGAAAAGGCATAGTACTAAGAAAACACCTCATGTATAAATTCCTTGCACCAAAACAATACAAAGCATTTAAGCAGCAATATCCAGAAAAACAGGAAAGAATAGAACATATAAAAGAGAACATGTCGCTTTTTACCATCTTTTCCCTCTGTGGGATGTATCAGGACAGATACAGCACAAAAACAGAAAAAAAAGCCATAACAGCCGTAAGCAGAGAATTCTCAGAATACGACAGGTTTATAAACACAACACTTACAGAAGCACAACAAAAGTTTAAAACACAATCAAAACTCAAGATGGAAAACATATTCTTTGACTATGTAAGACTACCCGTCATAATGGCACACATACAAGCATCTCTTATGGAGTGGCTATACAAAGAAATTCCCCAGGAATTGGGAACAAGCACCTTGCTAAAAGCAGAATGA
- a CDS encoding response regulator, whose product MDHLSSLSASILINVLEKAPVGMVVLSEESKIIAVNNTFVELIDWSEDELSGVNFCSLAYHEDEPVLSSFIEKLRQTDSGQSSILCRFSRRDGFVYWFRMWAFKEQDKIFISVFDQTNQKLTEEQLKREREDAIRATQSKSAFLANMSHEIRTPLHTILGMAELLKDTNLDEEQRDYVQQIRFSGEALLALINDILDFSKIEAGKLPLEVIDFDLHEALEQAISMVCLQAHKKKLEVILDIDMDVPRVVKGDPLRVRQIMVNLASNAVKFTSEGFVKCSARLVQRLDSTAWILLQMQDTGIGIPDDKKDRLFRAFSQIDESTTRRYGGTGLGLAISRNLVGMMGGEIGVISQEGIGSTFWALIPFPVISDYDIPKFDGDADSLLILDDNDDAAAIIRKYMSPYFKRIEHVTGAEAALKLMREKANRGEIFDLVLVDLWLRGMDGWQFASEVNADKSINDTKLILMTPMGESTEAKMKLLHWFDAYISKPVKRGELYKNVFKVLSETMELDIVEEADGRDVSSLAVGGYHLLVAEDHIVNQQLFLTILSKMGYDVDIANNGREAVDKGLSVNPDLVFMDMQMPELNGIDATIELRKRGYKGPIIAVTANAFKEDKERCIAAGMNDFLPKPFKKDDLVSVLAKWLVPNNEKKGGNREGDARSVSVIEELEELEENSEIGESMIEDKNVFDYKGALEAFMEDADVLKNVLASVLDKIPTQIELIKQALDDGDMETVRTESHGIKGGSWNLCMKHIGDIAAKVEAAAKDGDVEKCRTLLPELEKSFELTGKVIKSYL is encoded by the coding sequence GTGGATCATCTGAGCAGCTTATCGGCAAGTATACTAATCAATGTGCTGGAAAAAGCGCCTGTAGGTATGGTTGTGCTATCGGAGGAATCAAAGATAATTGCTGTTAACAATACCTTTGTAGAGCTTATAGATTGGAGCGAAGATGAACTTTCCGGTGTAAACTTTTGTTCTTTGGCATATCATGAGGATGAGCCTGTTTTGTCTTCTTTTATAGAAAAGCTTAGACAAACAGATAGCGGACAATCTTCTATATTATGTAGATTCTCAAGGCGTGACGGATTTGTTTACTGGTTTAGAATGTGGGCTTTTAAAGAGCAGGATAAAATTTTTATCTCTGTTTTTGATCAGACTAATCAGAAACTTACGGAGGAACAGCTTAAGAGAGAAAGAGAGGATGCAATAAGAGCAACTCAGTCCAAGTCTGCTTTTCTTGCAAATATGAGTCACGAGATAAGAACTCCTCTTCACACTATTCTTGGTATGGCAGAGCTTCTTAAGGATACCAATCTCGATGAGGAGCAGAGAGATTATGTGCAGCAGATTAGATTTTCCGGAGAGGCTTTGCTTGCTCTTATCAATGATATACTGGATTTTTCCAAGATAGAGGCTGGAAAACTTCCTCTTGAGGTTATTGACTTTGACTTGCATGAGGCTCTTGAGCAGGCAATATCAATGGTATGCCTGCAGGCTCATAAGAAAAAGCTTGAGGTAATACTTGATATAGATATGGATGTTCCCAGAGTGGTCAAGGGGGATCCTCTCAGGGTAAGACAGATTATGGTCAATCTTGCGAGCAATGCTGTCAAGTTTACTTCTGAGGGATTTGTAAAATGCAGTGCAAGGCTGGTTCAAAGATTGGATTCTACTGCTTGGATATTGCTGCAGATGCAGGATACTGGTATAGGTATTCCGGATGATAAGAAGGACAGGTTGTTTAGAGCTTTTTCTCAGATAGATGAGTCCACAACTCGCAGGTATGGTGGCACGGGACTTGGGCTTGCAATTTCAAGAAATCTAGTTGGTATGATGGGAGGAGAGATAGGTGTTATAAGTCAGGAGGGTATTGGGAGTACTTTTTGGGCTCTTATTCCTTTTCCTGTTATAAGTGACTATGATATTCCCAAGTTTGATGGGGATGCTGATAGCCTTCTTATTCTTGATGATAATGATGATGCCGCTGCTATTATCAGAAAATATATGTCTCCTTATTTTAAGAGAATAGAGCATGTTACCGGTGCAGAAGCGGCTCTTAAGCTTATGAGGGAGAAAGCTAATCGCGGAGAGATTTTTGATCTTGTGCTTGTGGATTTATGGCTTAGGGGTATGGACGGTTGGCAGTTTGCAAGTGAGGTTAACGCCGATAAGAGTATCAATGATACCAAGTTGATTCTTATGACTCCTATGGGTGAGAGTACTGAGGCTAAGATGAAGCTCTTGCACTGGTTTGATGCTTATATCTCTAAGCCTGTAAAGAGGGGAGAGCTTTATAAAAATGTTTTTAAGGTTCTGTCTGAGACTATGGAGCTTGATATTGTGGAGGAGGCAGATGGAAGAGATGTCTCTTCGCTTGCTGTTGGAGGATATCACTTGCTTGTTGCGGAGGACCATATTGTCAATCAGCAGCTTTTTCTCACTATTCTTTCTAAGATGGGGTATGATGTTGATATTGCAAATAATGGTCGGGAGGCTGTGGATAAAGGGCTTTCTGTAAATCCTGACCTTGTTTTTATGGATATGCAAATGCCCGAGCTCAATGGTATAGATGCAACTATAGAGCTTAGAAAGCGCGGATACAAAGGTCCTATTATAGCCGTGACTGCCAATGCCTTTAAAGAGGATAAGGAGCGTTGTATTGCTGCGGGAATGAATGATTTTCTTCCCAAGCCTTTTAAGAAAGATGATCTTGTGTCTGTATTGGCTAAGTGGCTTGTTCCCAATAACGAAAAAAAGGGCGGTAACCGTGAGGGTGACGCCCGTTCGGTATCTGTTATAGAAGAGTTGGAAGAACTTGAGGAAAATTCTGAGATCGGAGAATCTATGATAGAGGATAAGAATGTTTTTGATTATAAGGGTGCTCTTGAAGCGTTTATGGAGGATGCCGATGTTCTCAAAAATGTGCTTGCGTCTGTGTTGGATAAAATTCCTACTCAGATAGAGCTTATAAAACAGGCTCTTGATGACGGGGATATGGAGACTGTACGTACGGAGTCTCATGGTATAAAGGGAGGAAGCTGGAATCTCTGTATGAAGCATATCGGTGATATAGCGGCAAAGGTTGAGGCTGCGGCCAAGGATGGCGATGTAGAAAAGTGTCGCACTCTTCTGCCGGAGCTTGAGAAATCTTTTGAGCTTACTGGTAAGGTTATTAAGTCTTATCTCTAA
- a CDS encoding [Fe-Fe] hydrogenase large subunit C-terminal domain-containing protein: MKQVIKIDKEKCVNCHRCISVCPVKFCNDGAGDSVHLNPDLCIACGACIKACSHGARYPVDDFDEAMELLAAGEKVVAIVAPSVAANFPDSYLSLNSWLKEKGVAAVFDVSFGAELCVRSYLEYLKTTDRYPVIAQPCPVIVNYIEHYQPTLIPYLAPAHSPMMHTIKMIRTFYKKYAGHRVIAISPCVAKKHEFVSCGEDVLNVTMFSLAGYLSDNSVDLSLYPKIDYDNDPAERAVLFSSPGGLTETVIRENPSLRDRIRKIEGAHTVFSYLNELTDIVDTEYSPVLVDCLNCELGCNGGTGTLLYKEKRDVLEYKIKKRAEDARKRYLSRLPFNEEPSRVLKNTISKYWQPGIYMREYKAKSEDMESLVLDVDDSVIVEIYKELKKDSEADIKNCSACGYRSCREMAIAIYNGLNRADNCYLYRLKQQDESRMQLMEEKVFHQELIMALHTVIEGFRRAVSALDTDVMLSSARAIETARERLLRSVEEMVSALTKSQINIDSASSRIAMIKEQIDVASVKVEKLRERSSFIADMVKLITEVADRTKLLALNASIEAAHVGELGKGFGVIAGEIRKLAHETIDSSKAVKEVASEILEDIREVEEYASREKTGIRESTDAVTEITSAIQQLLQESIASKELLNRIELSTRQQEDFFQNTAAIIEQMLHTAEKSLESRGGDVNVMELMGLAEQLGVSVDIPSYN, translated from the coding sequence ATGAAACAGGTCATAAAAATAGATAAAGAAAAGTGTGTCAATTGTCATAGGTGCATATCTGTATGCCCTGTGAAATTCTGTAATGATGGAGCAGGGGACTCTGTCCATCTAAATCCTGATCTGTGTATAGCTTGTGGTGCGTGTATCAAGGCTTGTAGTCACGGAGCACGTTATCCTGTTGATGATTTTGACGAAGCCATGGAGCTTTTAGCAGCAGGAGAAAAAGTTGTTGCAATTGTTGCACCTTCTGTGGCTGCCAATTTCCCTGATTCTTATCTTTCTTTAAACTCATGGTTAAAGGAAAAAGGGGTTGCAGCTGTCTTTGATGTCAGCTTTGGCGCAGAACTTTGTGTGAGATCATATCTCGAGTACTTAAAAACAACGGACAGATATCCTGTGATAGCTCAACCATGTCCGGTCATTGTAAATTATATAGAGCACTATCAGCCTACTCTTATCCCGTATCTTGCGCCTGCACATAGTCCTATGATGCATACCATAAAGATGATAAGAACTTTTTACAAGAAATATGCCGGACACAGAGTTATTGCTATATCTCCATGTGTTGCAAAGAAGCATGAGTTTGTTTCCTGCGGAGAAGATGTATTAAATGTAACCATGTTTTCTCTGGCAGGATATTTATCCGATAATTCTGTGGATTTATCTTTATATCCGAAGATAGATTATGACAATGACCCTGCAGAGCGTGCAGTGCTTTTTTCTTCTCCTGGCGGACTTACTGAGACTGTAATAAGAGAAAACCCGTCTTTGAGAGATAGGATAAGAAAGATAGAAGGTGCACACACTGTCTTTTCTTATCTTAATGAACTTACGGATATTGTAGATACCGAATATAGTCCTGTACTTGTGGATTGTCTTAACTGTGAGCTTGGGTGTAACGGAGGTACAGGTACTCTTCTCTATAAAGAAAAGCGCGATGTGCTGGAATATAAGATAAAAAAGAGGGCTGAGGATGCTAGAAAAAGATATTTGTCACGGCTCCCTTTTAATGAAGAACCTTCAAGGGTTCTCAAAAATACCATATCAAAGTATTGGCAACCTGGGATATATATGCGCGAGTATAAAGCAAAATCAGAAGATATGGAAAGTCTTGTGCTTGATGTAGATGATTCTGTTATTGTTGAGATATATAAGGAACTTAAGAAGGATTCTGAAGCAGATATAAAGAATTGTTCTGCTTGTGGTTATCGTTCTTGCAGGGAGATGGCTATAGCCATATATAATGGTCTTAATCGTGCTGATAACTGCTATCTGTATAGGTTAAAGCAACAGGATGAGTCCAGAATGCAGCTTATGGAAGAAAAAGTCTTTCATCAGGAACTTATAATGGCATTACATACTGTTATAGAAGGGTTCCGCCGTGCTGTGTCAGCTCTTGATACAGATGTTATGCTTTCTTCTGCACGGGCTATAGAAACAGCAAGAGAAAGGCTTTTGCGTTCTGTAGAAGAGATGGTGTCTGCTCTTACAAAAAGTCAGATAAACATAGATTCGGCTTCCTCCAGAATTGCGATGATAAAGGAACAGATAGATGTGGCATCTGTAAAGGTGGAAAAATTGAGAGAGCGCTCTTCTTTTATAGCAGATATGGTAAAGCTCATAACAGAGGTTGCGGATAGAACCAAGCTTCTTGCTTTAAATGCATCCATAGAGGCTGCTCATGTAGGTGAGCTTGGAAAAGGATTTGGTGTTATTGCCGGAGAGATAAGAAAGCTTGCACATGAGACTATAGATTCGAGTAAGGCGGTAAAGGAGGTTGCGTCTGAGATTTTGGAGGATATACGCGAGGTAGAAGAATATGCAAGCAGGGAAAAAACAGGTATACGGGAGAGCACCGATGCTGTAACTGAGATTACATCTGCCATACAACAGCTTCTGCAGGAGTCTATTGCCAGCAAAGAGCTTCTTAACAGGATAGAGTTGTCAACAAGACAACAGGAGGATTTTTTCCAGAATACGGCTGCAATAATAGAGCAGATGCTGCATACTGCAGAGAAATCCCTGGAGTCCAGGGGCGGGGATGTAAATGTCATGGAGCTCATGGGGCTTGCTGAGCAGCTTGGGGTCAGTGTTGATATTCCCTCTTATAATTGA
- a CDS encoding cyclic nucleotide-binding domain-containing protein, producing MISIAVLSSDSEINEYAIEVCEKFRGFFVPILCEDNIKAIEILKYDLPDLVLINISDKEIDSDSILDSMKQDPWLHYGGVLIVHKKKDEEKAEALARQVNSIGNIQRKEFITYFYRALKLVLQNKQILFQRHFQEVLLGGMSGELVMENDPFDAKTYSNLVSNFLYNAGYITFEKKQQLVVILFELLINAIEHGNCRIDYEEKTKWLMEKGDILSLIQEKKNDPEIRRRRVYISYEIGQKRSVFTIQDEGDGFDWQTYIEKVKKEPEFSGELHGHGIRMALNYSDNISFNESGNTVSFSISHDAVEKGSLVPGIFSRRQVMDFNPGEVVFSEGEPSNYLYYIVSGKLDVYSEGQYLSSLTPADMFLGEMSFLLNNRRTATVIAREPSRLIQVSKQDFVNAIKNNPHYGIFLSRLIAQRLNRLNSRVARLGKD from the coding sequence ATGATTTCCATCGCTGTGTTATCTTCGGATTCCGAAATCAACGAATATGCCATAGAAGTATGTGAGAAATTTAGGGGTTTTTTTGTTCCAATACTTTGCGAGGATAATATAAAGGCAATAGAGATATTAAAGTACGATCTCCCGGATCTTGTGCTGATCAATATTTCTGATAAGGAGATAGATTCCGATTCTATTCTGGATTCTATGAAACAGGACCCATGGCTGCATTACGGTGGAGTGCTTATTGTGCATAAGAAAAAGGATGAGGAGAAGGCGGAGGCTCTTGCCAGGCAGGTAAACAGTATAGGTAATATACAGAGAAAAGAGTTTATAACTTATTTCTATCGTGCATTAAAGCTTGTTTTACAGAATAAGCAGATATTGTTTCAGAGGCATTTTCAGGAAGTCCTCTTAGGAGGGATGAGCGGCGAGCTTGTTATGGAAAACGATCCATTTGATGCAAAGACTTATTCTAACCTTGTGAGCAACTTTTTGTATAATGCTGGTTATATAACCTTTGAGAAAAAACAGCAGCTTGTTGTTATTCTTTTTGAGCTTCTTATCAATGCTATAGAGCATGGCAATTGCCGGATAGATTATGAGGAAAAGACTAAGTGGCTGATGGAGAAGGGAGATATTCTTTCTCTTATTCAGGAGAAAAAGAATGATCCTGAGATAAGAAGAAGGCGTGTTTATATTTCTTATGAGATTGGTCAGAAAAGAAGTGTTTTTACTATACAGGATGAGGGTGATGGATTTGATTGGCAGACTTATATAGAAAAGGTAAAGAAGGAACCTGAGTTTAGCGGTGAGTTGCATGGCCATGGTATACGTATGGCACTTAATTACAGCGATAATATTTCTTTTAATGAGTCAGGTAATACGGTTTCTTTTTCTATAAGCCATGATGCTGTAGAAAAAGGATCACTTGTTCCAGGAATATTTTCCAGACGACAAGTGATGGATTTTAATCCAGGGGAGGTTGTTTTTTCGGAAGGAGAGCCTTCCAATTATTTGTATTATATTGTATCAGGCAAATTGGATGTCTATTCGGAAGGGCAGTATCTTTCTTCTCTTACTCCTGCCGACATGTTCTTGGGAGAGATGTCTTTTCTTCTTAACAATAGACGCACTGCAACAGTAATTGCCAGGGAACCTTCCAGGTTGATACAGGTTTCCAAGCAGGATTTTGTAAATGCTATTAAAAATAATCCGCATTACGGCATTTTTTTATCCAGACTTATTGCTCAGAGGCTTAACCGACTTAACAGCAGGGTTGCCAGGCTAGGAAAGGATTAG
- a CDS encoding response regulator, with translation MSDVKLEGIKPDGSPYKILIADDSIFVTKQLRQILTSAGFEVVGEANTGEEAVEKYKELAPNVDLVTLDITMPKMDGITALEKIMEFDKSARVIIVSALGRDDLVKKALMLGAKNFIVKPLQRQKVLERILLSLS, from the coding sequence GTGAGTGATGTTAAGCTTGAGGGTATAAAACCTGATGGAAGCCCGTATAAGATTCTTATAGCTGATGATTCTATTTTTGTTACAAAGCAGCTCAGACAGATTCTTACCTCTGCTGGCTTTGAAGTTGTCGGAGAGGCCAATACTGGAGAAGAGGCTGTTGAGAAGTATAAAGAGCTTGCTCCCAATGTAGACCTTGTAACTCTTGATATTACAATGCCCAAGATGGACGGGATAACCGCTCTGGAAAAGATTATGGAGTTTGATAAGTCTGCGAGGGTAATAATAGTAAGTGCTCTTGGACGAGATGATCTTGTAAAAAAAGCTCTTATGCTGGGAGCTAAGAACTTTATAGTTAAACCTCTTCAGAGACAGAAGGTGCTTGAGAGAATTCTTCTATCTCTTTCCTGA
- a CDS encoding bifunctional diguanylate cyclase/phosphodiesterase, producing MKHGFSLKSVISLFPSLISWFISVLLFLFFLPVWGMYSLVCFYLPFVVSFYKPFKYSGIVLAVLTVSFFEMLRFTHYSGYMFFTEMLRIIELSTLGGGVVFEILRRHKKELRELRKEFGFTIDTADEGFFRYLPHKDVFIMSKRFCALFDIGVEPDVAYPSSVLFENLHPDDVELAKDTLRNISDSPVGKRFSIDVRVENRDKKLRYVRLYGLSYMAENGSWHPVVVGFMEDISHEKELENQVDILIHKNKITGLDSVESFYEKLGKKITSNNTARFSLLVVSPVNIDEITDLYGHPVRNALLREIALRFDELKREEDQLFHIDDTKFLFVINGSPSQTEIAVFAQRVMDSFSRPFIVQNAPVYIIAAVGVSIYPDDATEIAKLLQHAETALHQAVKNKSGFCFYSDDIHEESTRKMRRLRDIRKALRDREFELYYQPLVNAYGMITGAEALIRWNHPEEGLLPPSSFIDIAEDTGAILPIGQWVIQEACSAWRRWQDKGLPPLTMSINLSPQQLKDNGLLTVLMDSIHNNGVNPEYISLEITERSFLENAGQDAFFREVENIGVGISLDDFGTGYSTFQYIKEYPVKSVKINRSFVTGLPHKGEDLAIIHAILTLAEGLGLTVIAEGVETEQQIFMLKQFNCHIFQGFYYSRPLPEKDFISLVKSSK from the coding sequence ATGAAACATGGCTTTTCTTTAAAATCAGTCATATCTCTTTTTCCTAGCTTGATTAGCTGGTTTATCTCGGTTTTGCTTTTTCTTTTTTTTCTGCCGGTATGGGGTATGTACAGCCTAGTTTGTTTTTATCTCCCGTTTGTTGTTTCTTTCTATAAACCTTTTAAATATTCTGGTATTGTGCTTGCTGTATTAACTGTTTCTTTCTTTGAGATGCTTAGATTTACACACTATTCCGGCTATATGTTTTTTACAGAGATGCTCAGGATCATAGAATTATCTACTCTTGGCGGAGGTGTGGTTTTTGAGATTTTGCGCAGACATAAAAAAGAGCTTAGAGAGCTTAGAAAAGAGTTTGGTTTTACTATTGATACTGCAGATGAGGGATTTTTTAGGTATCTTCCCCATAAAGATGTTTTTATAATGAGTAAGCGTTTTTGTGCTCTCTTTGATATAGGGGTGGAGCCGGATGTTGCTTATCCTTCTTCTGTACTTTTTGAGAATTTGCATCCGGATGATGTTGAGCTTGCAAAAGATACTCTTAGGAATATATCCGATTCTCCCGTAGGAAAACGCTTTTCCATAGATGTCAGAGTGGAGAACAGAGATAAGAAATTGCGTTATGTGCGTTTATATGGTCTTTCTTATATGGCGGAGAATGGAAGCTGGCATCCTGTTGTTGTTGGATTTATGGAAGATATCAGTCATGAGAAGGAGCTGGAAAATCAGGTTGATATACTCATACATAAGAATAAGATAACAGGTCTTGATTCTGTAGAATCTTTTTACGAAAAGTTAGGTAAAAAAATTACGTCTAATAATACTGCCAGATTTTCTCTTTTGGTTGTGAGTCCTGTAAATATAGATGAGATTACAGATCTGTACGGTCATCCAGTACGAAATGCACTTCTTAGAGAGATTGCGCTCAGGTTTGATGAGCTCAAGAGGGAGGAAGACCAGCTGTTTCATATAGATGATACTAAGTTCCTCTTTGTGATAAACGGTTCTCCCAGCCAGACGGAGATAGCGGTATTTGCACAGCGTGTCATGGATAGTTTTTCCAGGCCGTTTATCGTACAAAATGCTCCGGTATATATTATAGCAGCCGTGGGAGTATCCATATATCCTGATGACGCTACGGAGATTGCAAAACTGCTTCAGCATGCCGAGACAGCATTGCATCAGGCTGTTAAAAATAAAAGTGGGTTTTGCTTTTATTCTGATGATATACACGAAGAATCCACAAGAAAGATGCGCAGGTTGAGAGATATCCGCAAGGCTTTACGGGATAGAGAGTTTGAGCTTTATTATCAGCCTCTTGTCAATGCTTATGGCATGATAACCGGTGCAGAGGCTCTCATAAGGTGGAATCATCCTGAAGAAGGTTTACTGCCTCCTTCGTCCTTTATAGATATTGCAGAGGATACGGGTGCTATATTGCCTATAGGACAATGGGTAATACAGGAAGCCTGCTCCGCATGGAGAAGATGGCAGGATAAGGGCTTGCCGCCTCTTACCATGTCTATAAATTTGTCTCCCCAGCAGCTTAAGGATAATGGTCTTCTTACTGTCCTTATGGATAGTATACACAATAATGGAGTGAATCCGGAATATATCAGCTTGGAGATAACAGAGCGTTCTTTTCTGGAAAATGCGGGTCAGGACGCTTTTTTTAGAGAAGTGGAAAACATAGGTGTCGGGATATCTCTAGATGATTTTGGTACCGGGTATTCTACTTTTCAGTATATCAAAGAATATCCCGTGAAGTCTGTCAAGATAAATCGCTCTTTTGTAACAGGGCTTCCTCACAAGGGAGAAGACCTTGCAATAATACATGCCATACTTACATTGGCAGAGGGGCTTGGTCTTACTGTTATTGCAGAAGGCGTTGAGACGGAGCAGCAGATATTTATGTTAAAACAGTTTAATTGTCATATTTTTCAGGGCTTTTATTATTCTAGACCGCTTCCCGAGAAGGATTTTATCTCACTTGTAAAAAGCTCAAAGTAA